Proteins encoded in a region of the Niveispirillum cyanobacteriorum genome:
- a CDS encoding PAS domain-containing protein yields MGMLIFSRLAAPFGMWETHAGEPLQDTPDLMVELRDQWRECAAGPRIPRALDFTPVALRSIANNLALVDLRLGVEQARYLWAGQGLVKLFGSPLTGKLLSQCYKGQTLAEVRDAYRRMLELGGPVFSDRRFRVFTEKLGYHRLMLPLLDDTGEVGFAMLMILPKGNLRSSMDWRCLEMELDLVEALRSTER; encoded by the coding sequence ATGGGCATGCTGATCTTTTCCCGTCTCGCGGCGCCATTTGGCATGTGGGAAACCCACGCGGGCGAGCCTTTGCAGGACACGCCGGATCTAATGGTGGAACTCCGTGACCAGTGGCGCGAATGCGCCGCTGGCCCTCGCATACCGCGCGCCCTGGACTTTACCCCTGTTGCCTTGCGCAGCATCGCCAACAACCTGGCTCTGGTCGACCTGCGCCTGGGCGTGGAACAGGCGCGGTATCTGTGGGCGGGGCAGGGACTGGTGAAACTGTTCGGCTCCCCCCTGACCGGCAAGCTGTTGTCGCAATGCTATAAAGGCCAGACATTGGCGGAAGTGCGCGACGCTTACCGTCGCATGCTGGAATTGGGAGGCCCGGTTTTCTCTGATCGCCGGTTCCGTGTCTTCACGGAAAAGCTGGGCTATCACCGTCTGATGCTGCCTTTGCTTGACGACACGGGCGAAGTCGGATTCGCGATGTTGATGATTCTGCCCAAGGGAAATCTGCGCTCTTCCATGGACTGGCGTTGCCTGGAAATGGAGTTGGACCTTGTCGAGGCGCTGCGCAGCACAGAACGCTGA
- a CDS encoding copper chaperone PCu(A)C, producing MRTFAHRLFLSAAVLLLAGAAQAEISVTSPFSRASAPTAKAGAAFLTLSIDAGSDKLLGGSSPVADKVELHTHLMQDGIAKMRPVDGGIPVTAGTPTELKPGGLHIMLIGLKAPLKQGESFPLTLNFEKAGAVSVNVPVQGPGAKAPMAEHDHGGHGEHSGHQH from the coding sequence ATGCGCACGTTTGCCCATCGCCTGTTCCTTTCCGCCGCTGTCCTGCTGCTGGCCGGTGCCGCGCAGGCGGAGATCAGTGTCACCAGCCCCTTCTCCCGCGCCTCTGCCCCCACGGCAAAGGCCGGCGCCGCCTTCCTGACGCTCAGTATCGATGCCGGCAGTGACAAGCTGCTGGGCGGCAGCAGCCCGGTGGCGGACAAGGTGGAACTGCATACCCACCTGATGCAGGATGGCATCGCCAAGATGCGTCCGGTCGATGGGGGAATCCCGGTCACAGCGGGAACGCCGACCGAGTTGAAGCCCGGTGGCTTGCATATCATGCTGATCGGCCTGAAGGCACCGCTGAAGCAGGGTGAAAGCTTCCCCCTGACCCTGAACTTTGAGAAGGCAGGGGCGGTGAGTGTCAATGTGCCGGTACAGGGGCCGGGTGCCAAGGCACCGATGGCCGAGCATGACCATGGCGGTCATGGCGAGCATTCCGGCCATCAGCACTGA
- a CDS encoding SCO family protein, whose product MKRRTFWTGLAVLATAALLGTVVLVADRLSPKKSEQGQGRAAIGGPFSLTDHTGQPVTQDILKGKISLVYFGYSFCPDICPTDLQLIGQALDQMTDEERAEAQALFITIDPERDTGPQLAGYVPLFHPQLRGLTGTPEQIDAAAKAYRAYYKKVSAEEAGTSDYLMDHSAFIYLMDRNGTFVRVFGHGVEPAEMLEWFRKVRVG is encoded by the coding sequence GTGAAGCGTCGGACATTCTGGACTGGCCTGGCCGTGTTGGCGACTGCCGCACTGCTGGGCACCGTTGTCCTGGTCGCTGACCGATTGTCACCGAAGAAGTCGGAACAAGGACAGGGGCGCGCCGCCATCGGTGGCCCCTTCTCCCTGACCGACCATACGGGGCAGCCGGTCACCCAGGACATTCTCAAGGGCAAAATCTCGCTGGTCTATTTCGGCTATAGCTTTTGCCCCGACATCTGCCCGACCGATTTGCAGTTGATCGGGCAGGCGTTGGATCAGATGACGGACGAAGAACGCGCCGAAGCCCAGGCCCTGTTCATCACCATCGACCCGGAGCGTGATACCGGGCCGCAATTGGCGGGGTATGTGCCCCTGTTCCATCCGCAGCTCCGGGGCCTGACCGGTACCCCGGAGCAGATCGACGCTGCCGCCAAGGCTTACCGTGCTTATTATAAGAAGGTGTCAGCAGAAGAAGCGGGAACGTCCGACTATCTGATGGATCATTCCGCCTTCATCTATCTCATGGACCGCAACGGGACCTTCGTCCGCGTTTTCGGCCATGGGGTGGAGCCGGCGGAAATGCTGGAATGGTTCCGTAAGGTCCGCGTGGGTTAG
- a CDS encoding LysR substrate-binding domain-containing protein encodes MNLRDLRYVIAVADHRHFGRAAEACHVSQPTLSGQLRKLEEMLGMTLFERTNKSVVPTPAAEQILPLARAAVENADAIAALAKGWRDPLAGSLRLGVIPTLGPYLMPRVLGPLKQHYPNLDLMLWEDITDNLLTRLRRHELDAALLATDVTEDGIVDIPLFDEPFLLVIPEAHPLSGEGQVSSAQLENVEMLVLADGHCLRDQALAACKQPGGGRADLRATSLEMLLNMVAAGYGCTLAPAVAVAGRASPVSGTVTRPLTPGTAGRTVRLAFRETFPRRTAVEAVAAVIRTLHPGGT; translated from the coding sequence ATGAATCTACGGGACCTGCGCTATGTCATCGCCGTGGCCGACCATCGCCATTTCGGACGGGCAGCAGAGGCCTGCCATGTCAGCCAGCCCACCCTTTCCGGTCAGTTGAGAAAACTGGAGGAAATGCTGGGCATGACCCTGTTCGAGCGGACAAATAAGTCCGTCGTCCCGACGCCGGCGGCGGAACAGATCCTGCCGCTGGCCCGCGCCGCCGTGGAGAATGCCGATGCCATCGCTGCCTTGGCCAAGGGCTGGCGCGACCCGCTGGCAGGTTCCTTACGTCTTGGGGTCATCCCGACATTGGGACCATACTTGATGCCACGCGTGCTGGGCCCGCTGAAACAGCACTATCCAAACCTGGACCTGATGCTATGGGAAGATATCACCGACAATCTTCTAACGCGTCTGCGCCGTCATGAACTGGATGCCGCCCTTCTGGCGACCGATGTGACAGAGGATGGGATTGTCGACATCCCGCTGTTCGACGAACCGTTCCTGCTGGTCATTCCGGAAGCCCATCCGCTGTCGGGGGAAGGGCAGGTGAGTTCAGCGCAGCTTGAGAATGTCGAGATGCTGGTACTGGCCGATGGCCATTGCCTGCGTGATCAGGCGCTCGCAGCCTGTAAGCAGCCGGGCGGCGGGCGGGCCGACCTTCGCGCAACAAGCCTGGAAATGCTGCTGAACATGGTGGCCGCCGGCTATGGCTGCACCCTGGCGCCCGCCGTGGCGGTGGCGGGGCGCGCGTCCCCCGTGTCTGGCACGGTGACGCGCCCCCTGACCCCCGGAACGGCGGGCCGCACGGTTCGTCTGGCCTTCCGCGAGACCTTTCCCCGCCGCACAGCCGTGGAGGCGGTGGCAGCGGTGATCCGAACCTTACATCCTGGGGGAACCTAA
- a CDS encoding YbaN family protein produces the protein MKRPFPVPRPIARGLYRLGASLFLLLGMVGMVLPVMPTTVFLLLSAWCLVRLGDPRVDRLLRHPRFGTPLRLFLEQGQVTRRGKMAALAGMSVGAGILYIAAEGQPWLAGGAIGLLALAALYVVSRPESRPQTVRN, from the coding sequence ATGAAACGACCCTTTCCTGTGCCCCGGCCCATCGCCCGTGGTCTTTACCGGCTTGGTGCCAGCCTATTCCTTCTGCTGGGCATGGTCGGCATGGTTTTGCCGGTCATGCCGACGACGGTATTTCTGCTGCTGTCGGCATGGTGCCTGGTCAGGTTGGGTGATCCACGTGTGGATCGGCTGCTGCGGCATCCGCGTTTTGGTACGCCTTTGCGGCTGTTCCTGGAGCAGGGGCAGGTGACACGGCGGGGTAAGATGGCGGCGTTGGCAGGGATGAGTGTGGGAGCGGGCATCCTGTACATTGCCGCCGAGGGGCAACCCTGGCTGGCCGGCGGCGCGATCGGATTGCTGGCCCTGGCCGCCCTCTATGTCGTATCACGGCCCGAATCACGCCCCCAAACGGTAAGGAACTAG
- a CDS encoding AbrB/MazE/SpoVT family DNA-binding domain-containing protein — translation MDTNIGPDGGITLTPEMLEHLGLKPGDRLTVLLTADHRVELAAPAKAPGEKLLKSMLGRTGKGS, via the coding sequence ATGGACACGAACATCGGCCCCGACGGCGGCATTACACTAACACCGGAGATGCTGGAGCATCTGGGCCTGAAGCCCGGTGACCGTCTAACTGTGCTGTTGACCGCCGATCACCGCGTCGAACTGGCAGCCCCGGCCAAGGCGCCGGGGGAGAAACTGCTGAAAAGCATGCTGGGCCGAACGGGCAAAGGCTCATAA
- a CDS encoding substrate-binding periplasmic protein gives MRRLAMVLLVLSLAPVSALAETAPLRLVTGTDYAPYVDDRLPDGGPVTALVRQAFAKSGQPVTLTVEPWRRGYEGLLAHRFDGTFPYIRTEQRMREVLYSEPITTVRQHLIVALGNERAAMASGWMKGKRVCAAVGYGLPPWMDFLIRQGDVQRVTPTQQRSCLSMIVGDRADFMVEDERIAVARRAELSEREKLATVPGPAASEATLHLIVARDHPNAQQILDAFNQGLAQLRVEGAIPDLLVSKPPS, from the coding sequence GTGCGGCGTTTGGCGATGGTCCTGCTGGTCTTGTCGCTTGCCCCCGTGTCGGCATTGGCCGAGACAGCACCGTTAAGGCTGGTTACGGGCACTGACTATGCCCCCTATGTGGATGACAGGCTGCCGGACGGCGGCCCTGTCACTGCGCTGGTGCGGCAGGCCTTCGCCAAATCCGGTCAGCCCGTGACCTTAACCGTAGAACCGTGGCGCCGCGGCTATGAAGGCCTGTTAGCCCACCGGTTCGATGGGACCTTCCCCTATATCCGCACCGAACAGCGCATGCGGGAAGTATTGTACTCCGAACCGATCACGACGGTGCGGCAGCATCTGATCGTGGCCCTGGGCAATGAACGGGCCGCCATGGCCAGCGGCTGGATGAAGGGCAAGCGGGTTTGCGCTGCCGTCGGTTATGGCTTGCCGCCCTGGATGGATTTTCTGATCCGGCAGGGTGATGTGCAGCGGGTGACCCCGACCCAGCAGCGCAGTTGCCTGTCGATGATTGTGGGCGACCGGGCCGATTTCATGGTGGAGGATGAACGCATCGCCGTTGCCCGCCGTGCAGAGCTGTCTGAACGGGAGAAGCTGGCCACCGTACCCGGTCCCGCCGCCAGCGAGGCAACCCTGCATCTGATCGTTGCCCGCGACCACCCGAATGCCCAACAGATTCTCGATGCGTTCAACCAAGGGCTGGCACAGCTGCGGGTGGAGGGGGCGATACCCGATCTGCTGGTGTCAAAGCCACCCTCCTGA
- the hemH gene encoding ferrochelatase, with protein sequence MTQNSPSPALPAGHPPVKAPKIGVLLINLGTPEATDYWSMRRYLSEFLSDRRVVEVPQAIWQPILQGIILTFRPKKSGHAYAGIWNQERNESPLKTFTRGQADGLRAALKGTHDDRIIVEWGMRYGHPSTAKGIDSLIEQGCERILLFPLYPQYSATTTATACDHAFRHLMTLRRQPAIRTVPTYHDDPAYIEALGAGVSRHLDSLPWKPERIIASFHGLPKMYLEKGDPYHCYCLKTARLLREKLGMDASMLTHAFQSRFGRTEWLQPYLEPMVKALPEQGVKKLAILAPAFVSDCVETLEEVNQGIRETFLTAGGTDFTYIPCLNDHPDHIDLLRGIVERELAGWL encoded by the coding sequence TTGACCCAGAACAGCCCCTCGCCCGCCCTGCCCGCCGGCCATCCGCCCGTCAAGGCGCCCAAGATTGGCGTGTTGCTGATCAATCTGGGAACACCGGAAGCCACTGATTATTGGTCGATGCGCCGGTATCTGTCGGAGTTCCTGTCCGACCGGCGCGTGGTAGAGGTGCCGCAGGCCATCTGGCAGCCCATCCTGCAGGGCATCATCCTGACCTTCCGACCCAAGAAGAGCGGTCATGCCTATGCGGGCATCTGGAATCAGGAACGCAATGAAAGCCCGCTAAAGACCTTTACCCGTGGCCAGGCCGATGGTCTGCGTGCCGCTCTAAAGGGCACGCACGATGACCGGATCATTGTGGAATGGGGCATGCGCTATGGCCATCCCTCCACCGCCAAGGGCATCGACAGCCTGATCGAACAAGGGTGCGAGCGTATCCTGCTGTTCCCGCTTTACCCGCAATATAGCGCCACGACCACGGCGACAGCCTGTGACCATGCCTTCCGCCATCTGATGACCCTGCGGCGGCAGCCGGCCATCCGCACCGTGCCCACTTATCACGACGACCCGGCCTATATCGAGGCGTTGGGCGCCGGCGTCTCCCGCCATCTGGACAGCCTGCCCTGGAAGCCGGAGCGTATCATCGCTTCCTTCCACGGCCTGCCGAAGATGTACCTGGAAAAGGGCGACCCGTATCACTGCTATTGCCTGAAAACGGCCCGCCTACTGCGGGAAAAGCTGGGCATGGATGCATCGATGCTGACCCATGCCTTCCAGTCCCGTTTTGGCCGGACGGAATGGCTGCAGCCCTATCTGGAACCCATGGTCAAGGCGCTGCCGGAACAAGGTGTGAAGAAGCTGGCGATCCTGGCCCCAGCCTTTGTCAGCGACTGTGTGGAGACGCTGGAAGAAGTAAATCAGGGTATTCGGGAGACTTTCCTTACCGCTGGGGGGACGGACTTCACATACATCCCCTGCCTGAATGATCACCCTGATCATATCGACCTGCTGCGCGGGATTGTGGAGCGGGAACTGGCAGGCTGGCTCTGA
- a CDS encoding YchJ family protein — protein sequence MSKCPCDSGREFDACCGPYLARTEPAPTPEALMRSRYTAFAKQDIKYLGETLLPGTQDDFDVEQVTEWASKSIWTGLEVRSTADGQTADESFVEFVAKFTMDGKDLIHHETGRFKQLDGRWWYVDGVMGQRPRTVVKVGRNDPCTCGSGKKYKKCCGA from the coding sequence ATGAGCAAGTGCCCCTGCGACAGCGGTCGTGAATTTGATGCCTGCTGCGGCCCCTATTTGGCCCGCACCGAACCGGCGCCGACGCCGGAAGCGCTGATGCGTTCGCGCTACACGGCGTTCGCCAAGCAGGACATCAAGTATCTGGGCGAAACCCTGCTGCCCGGCACGCAGGATGATTTCGATGTGGAGCAAGTCACCGAATGGGCGTCCAAGAGCATCTGGACCGGCCTGGAAGTTCGCTCCACTGCCGATGGCCAAACCGCTGACGAGTCCTTTGTCGAGTTCGTGGCCAAGTTCACGATGGATGGAAAGGACCTGATCCATCACGAAACCGGTCGCTTCAAGCAGTTGGACGGTCGCTGGTGGTATGTGGACGGCGTCATGGGCCAGCGCCCGCGCACCGTCGTGAAGGTGGGCCGCAACGATCCCTGCACCTGCGGGTCGGGCAAGAAGTACAAGAAGTGCTGCGGCGCCTGA
- a CDS encoding thymidine kinase, with the protein MRYGKLEVICGPMFSGKSTEILKRAIWYTHGTGSHIMLLKPAFDVRYAENRVVNHDGIGFDAVPITHMPVIADSIKAVFIDEVQFCVDPHYHGDVVEDVRSLLHRGIDVAVSGLDMDWRGRAFPVTATLAAMADGLWKLKSRCAVCGHEAHKTFKKHRNDRTVELGQADLYEPRCNAHWHDHSEVSGRELSLDL; encoded by the coding sequence ATGCGCTACGGAAAGCTGGAAGTCATCTGCGGCCCCATGTTCTCGGGCAAGTCCACAGAGATCCTGAAGCGCGCCATCTGGTACACGCACGGCACCGGCTCCCACATCATGCTGCTGAAGCCGGCCTTTGATGTACGTTATGCAGAGAACCGGGTGGTCAATCACGATGGTATCGGTTTCGACGCCGTACCCATCACGCACATGCCGGTGATCGCCGACAGCATCAAGGCCGTCTTCATCGACGAGGTGCAGTTCTGCGTCGATCCGCATTACCATGGGGACGTGGTGGAGGATGTGCGCAGCCTGCTGCACCGGGGCATCGATGTCGCCGTCTCCGGCCTGGACATGGATTGGCGCGGACGCGCTTTCCCCGTAACCGCTACCCTAGCGGCCATGGCAGACGGCTTGTGGAAGCTGAAATCCCGCTGCGCCGTCTGCGGTCATGAAGCACACAAGACCTTCAAGAAGCACCGCAACGACCGTACCGTCGAACTGGGTCAGGCCGACCTATACGAACCCCGTTGCAACGCCCATTGGCACGACCACAGCGAGGTGTCGGGCCGGGAACTGTCATTGGATTTGTAA
- a CDS encoding class I SAM-dependent methyltransferase, giving the protein MRGWTDGYVTEIGYTYSFHPELQPWPMAEALGDRSPIQPGQPFDYCELGFGQGFSLALLAAANPQARFWGNDINPDHVAHARWLANDAGLSNLTVSPLGFADYADSDLPVFDVVALHGVWSWVGPQQRAEIVAFLDRHLKPGGIVYLGYNVLPGWAQYLPLRELMLASARRGQGSLAERITGSLALAEQLRARDAGYFRVNPTVGTRLDALLERPVDYLAHEYFNESWHPTYFTDVAQALAAAGLRLAAQVRAADRWEEGALADTILTAGGQAAADDPDFRELLRDYVTNRPFRRDLFIRDGGAVQAIPPHLWAALGHPRDLLRRATPATRPLEVPFDAAHAMLTALQAGPMEEAALLAQGGGEGPAALMALKALDLVAPALPPDGYDQRRDACARLNALLLKDAAAADRMPALASPVTGGGVAVDRLGKLFLAAMQQGEEPVMHAFTTLEALGQRVLRDGKPITSAERHKAELAERWESFARRRLPVLHALGAVP; this is encoded by the coding sequence ATGCGCGGCTGGACGGATGGGTACGTCACGGAAATTGGGTACACCTACAGCTTCCATCCGGAACTGCAGCCCTGGCCCATGGCCGAGGCGCTGGGTGACCGATCCCCCATCCAGCCGGGGCAACCGTTCGATTATTGTGAGCTGGGTTTCGGGCAGGGGTTCAGCCTGGCCTTGCTGGCCGCCGCCAATCCGCAAGCGCGGTTCTGGGGCAACGACATCAACCCGGACCACGTGGCCCATGCAAGATGGCTGGCCAATGACGCGGGCTTGTCGAACCTGACGGTCAGCCCTCTGGGCTTTGCAGATTATGCCGACAGCGACCTTCCCGTCTTTGATGTCGTGGCCCTGCATGGCGTCTGGTCCTGGGTGGGGCCGCAGCAGCGGGCGGAGATCGTGGCCTTTCTGGACCGGCATCTGAAGCCCGGTGGGATCGTCTATCTCGGCTACAATGTTCTGCCGGGCTGGGCCCAGTATCTGCCGCTGCGCGAATTGATGCTGGCGTCGGCGCGGCGAGGGCAGGGGAGCCTTGCTGAACGTATCACCGGCTCACTGGCCCTGGCAGAGCAATTGCGGGCACGCGACGCTGGCTATTTCCGAGTGAACCCCACGGTGGGCACACGGCTGGACGCGTTGTTGGAACGGCCCGTCGATTACCTGGCGCATGAATATTTCAATGAGAGCTGGCACCCGACCTACTTCACAGACGTTGCCCAGGCCTTGGCCGCTGCCGGCCTGCGGCTGGCAGCCCAGGTGCGGGCAGCGGACCGGTGGGAGGAGGGGGCGCTGGCGGACACAATCCTTACCGCTGGGGGGCAGGCAGCAGCCGATGACCCCGACTTTAGGGAATTGCTCCGCGACTATGTCACCAACCGGCCCTTCCGCCGCGACCTGTTCATTCGCGATGGTGGCGCAGTACAGGCGATACCACCGCACCTTTGGGCAGCACTGGGCCATCCGCGTGACCTACTGCGCCGGGCGACGCCGGCCACACGGCCCCTGGAGGTGCCGTTTGATGCAGCGCACGCCATGCTGACGGCGTTGCAAGCTGGGCCGATGGAAGAGGCCGCCCTGCTGGCGCAGGGTGGAGGGGAGGGGCCTGCGGCGCTGATGGCTCTGAAAGCACTAGACTTGGTCGCACCCGCGCTGCCGCCTGATGGCTATGACCAGCGTCGGGACGCGTGTGCGCGGCTGAACGCACTCTTGCTGAAGGACGCCGCGGCCGCAGACCGGATGCCGGCCTTGGCCAGCCCTGTGACGGGTGGCGGCGTAGCGGTCGACAGGCTGGGTAAGCTGTTCCTGGCGGCGATGCAGCAGGGGGAGGAGCCAGTGATGCATGCCTTCACGACGCTGGAAGCGCTGGGTCAGCGGGTGCTCCGTGACGGTAAGCCGATCACGAGTGCGGAGCGGCACAAGGCGGAATTGGCCGAGCGGTGGGAATCCTTTGCCCGGCGCCGTCTGCCGGTGCTGCACGCTTTGGGTGCGGTGCCGTAA
- a CDS encoding DUF2934 domain-containing protein: MPRKSAKSEALSVPETETIPAPPPVKKAKAPAKPRAKKADPAPVAAVAIAVEPTTEQVAEEAYLLWLSEGQPPGRDIEHWLLAEQIVRSRLSLLSAAVHSA; this comes from the coding sequence ATGCCGCGCAAATCCGCCAAGTCCGAAGCCCTTTCCGTTCCCGAGACCGAAACCATTCCCGCCCCACCCCCGGTGAAGAAGGCCAAGGCCCCAGCCAAGCCCCGTGCCAAGAAGGCCGATCCGGCCCCCGTGGCCGCAGTGGCCATCGCGGTGGAGCCGACCACCGAACAGGTGGCCGAAGAAGCTTATCTGCTGTGGCTGTCGGAAGGGCAGCCGCCGGGCCGTGACATCGAACATTGGCTGCTTGCCGAACAGATCGTTCGCAGCCGCCTGTCGCTGCTGTCGGCGGCGGTTCATTCCGCCTGA
- the flgK gene encoding flagellar hook-associated protein FlgK, with the protein MTSLFGVLNNSSNGLRLIQGQLGLVAENVAKADDPNRSRHSLEQTSDNQGGTGIAQYKRQVDVALRVQLEQTISEESGAATTADYMRKATDLLGTTAGKPPVTDALDKFETAWKELAATPESTVAQGQIVVHGEDLARELRRLNDGITSIEKQLDTDINQSVEKLNSALSSIDQLNTNILVTRGAGDPTMEMEDRRDSLVREVAGMMSIRTVERADGKLSIFTTSGVSLLDAAPVKFTYDNGQLRSSASDRDLTGMVRDGKLGALLELRTDGSVQDPPQPASNLPGAEILRKLRSQTQAIAEAFLGSTKPGEPTSFADAYNSANPVGEGELPNRFFIGTGAGNIEINPGLLSGDYTVKASAAAGVADAMNAAGRTINADGLRATGLSYGSMVSTVIAQWSSNQKVASEQATIATDFKAQLEGRYKNNTGVNMDEEIAMLQVLQRNYSAAARVMQTVNNMLDAIEGIVR; encoded by the coding sequence ATGACCAGCCTGTTTGGCGTCCTCAACAACTCAAGCAACGGCCTGCGCCTGATCCAAGGGCAGCTGGGGCTGGTTGCTGAGAATGTGGCCAAGGCGGATGATCCCAACCGCTCCAGGCATTCGCTGGAGCAGACCTCCGACAATCAGGGCGGCACCGGCATCGCCCAGTACAAGCGTCAGGTTGATGTGGCGCTGCGCGTGCAGCTGGAACAGACCATCTCGGAGGAATCCGGGGCGGCGACCACGGCTGACTATATGCGCAAGGCGACCGACCTGCTGGGCACGACGGCGGGCAAGCCGCCCGTAACCGACGCGCTGGACAAGTTTGAAACAGCCTGGAAGGAACTGGCCGCCACCCCGGAAAGCACCGTGGCCCAGGGCCAGATCGTCGTCCATGGTGAAGATCTGGCGCGCGAACTGCGTCGCCTGAATGACGGCATCACCAGCATCGAAAAGCAGCTGGATACTGATATCAACCAATCGGTTGAAAAGCTGAATTCTGCCCTGTCCTCCATCGATCAGCTGAACACCAACATCCTGGTGACGCGCGGTGCCGGTGATCCGACCATGGAGATGGAGGATCGCCGCGATTCCCTGGTGCGCGAAGTGGCTGGGATGATGAGCATCCGCACCGTGGAGCGGGCAGATGGCAAGCTGTCGATCTTCACGACGTCGGGCGTGTCCCTGCTGGACGCGGCACCGGTGAAGTTCACCTATGACAATGGCCAGTTGCGTTCTTCGGCATCCGACCGCGACCTGACGGGCATGGTGCGTGACGGCAAGCTGGGCGCCCTGCTGGAGCTGCGTACCGACGGGTCGGTGCAGGACCCGCCGCAGCCCGCATCCAACCTTCCCGGTGCCGAAATCCTGCGCAAGCTGCGTTCGCAGACTCAGGCCATTGCTGAAGCCTTTCTGGGGTCGACCAAGCCGGGCGAGCCGACCAGCTTCGCCGACGCCTATAACAGCGCCAATCCCGTTGGCGAAGGCGAGTTGCCGAACCGGTTCTTCATCGGGACCGGTGCCGGCAATATCGAGATCAATCCCGGCCTTTTGTCGGGCGACTATACCGTGAAAGCCAGTGCCGCAGCGGGTGTGGCGGACGCGATGAACGCCGCTGGTCGCACCATCAATGCTGACGGGCTGAGGGCCACGGGCCTGTCATACGGCTCCATGGTTTCCACCGTCATCGCGCAGTGGAGCAGCAATCAGAAAGTTGCCAGCGAGCAGGCCACCATCGCCACCGATTTCAAGGCGCAGCTGGAAGGACGGTACAAGAACAACACCGGCGTCAACATGGATGAAGAGATCGCTATGTTGCAGGTGCTCCAGCGCAACTACTCCGCCGCCGCCCGCGTGATGCAGACGGTCAACAATATGTTGGATGCCATCGAGGGGATCGTCAGATGA